A genome region from Variovorax paradoxus includes the following:
- the ftsY gene encoding signal recognition particle-docking protein FtsY yields the protein MFSPSSWFGSKPAVEETPAAPAPSAPPPPPPPSPAPFPAPFPAPSLLRRHRLPRPRRPPSSRRLRPCRGSAGRAGPCACPIPRSGAGIRCAPAPAPAPAPAPVAARVPAPAPTVTAPAVEPERKSWFDKLKTGLRKTGTGIQAVFVNAQIDDALYEELESALLMADTGVKATEFLLDDLRGRVKRQMATDASQVKRLLAEAVADLLKPLEKPLVIGEFTPTVIMVAGVNGAGKTTSIGKLTKHLANEGASVLLAAADTFRAAAREQLLVWADRNTVEIVSNEGGDPSAVSFDAVNAGKARGKDVVLVDTAGRLPTQLHLMDELKKIKRVVTKADATAPHEVLLVIDGNTGQNALAQVKAFDETLGLTGLIVTKLDGTAKGGVLCAIARERPVPVYFIGVGEKLEDLETFNAREFAQALLG from the coding sequence GTGTTTTCGCCTTCGAGCTGGTTCGGCTCGAAGCCGGCAGTGGAAGAAACGCCCGCGGCACCTGCGCCCTCCGCACCGCCTCCTCCTCCCCCTCCTTCTCCCGCTCCTTTCCCCGCTCCTTTCCCCGCTCCTTCCCTCCTCCGGCGGCACCGGCTCCCGCGCCCGCGCCGGCCCCCGTCGTCACGCCGGCTCCGGCCCTGTCGCGGCTCCGCCGGTCGTGCCGGCCCCTGTGCCTGCCCCATCCCCCGCTCCGGCGCCGGCATTCGTTGCGCCCCCGCGCCAGCGCCGGCTCCGGCTCCGGCTCCCGTTGCGGCACGCGTGCCTGCACCGGCACCAACCGTTACCGCGCCCGCCGTCGAACCTGAACGCAAAAGCTGGTTCGACAAGCTCAAGACCGGCTTGCGCAAGACCGGCACCGGCATCCAGGCGGTGTTCGTCAATGCGCAGATCGACGACGCGCTCTATGAAGAACTCGAATCCGCGCTGCTGATGGCCGACACCGGCGTGAAGGCCACCGAGTTCCTGCTCGACGACCTGCGCGGACGCGTCAAGCGCCAGATGGCCACCGACGCCTCGCAGGTCAAGCGCCTGCTGGCCGAGGCCGTGGCCGACCTGCTCAAGCCGCTCGAGAAGCCGCTGGTCATCGGCGAGTTCACGCCCACGGTGATCATGGTGGCCGGCGTCAACGGCGCGGGCAAGACCACCTCCATCGGCAAGCTGACCAAGCACCTGGCCAACGAAGGCGCCTCGGTGCTGCTGGCGGCGGCCGACACCTTCCGTGCGGCGGCGCGCGAGCAGCTGCTGGTCTGGGCCGACCGCAACACGGTCGAGATCGTGAGCAACGAAGGCGGCGACCCCTCGGCGGTGAGCTTCGACGCGGTGAATGCCGGCAAGGCGCGCGGCAAGGACGTGGTGCTGGTGGATACGGCAGGCCGCCTGCCGACGCAGCTGCACCTGATGGACGAACTCAAGAAGATCAAGCGCGTGGTCACCAAGGCCGATGCCACGGCGCCGCACGAGGTGCTGCTGGTGATCGACGGCAACACCGGCCAGAACGCGCTGGCGCAGGTCAAGGCCTTCGACGAGACGCTCGGCCTCACGGGGCTGATCGTGACCAAGCTCGACGGCACGGCCAAGGGCGGCGTGCTGTGCGCCATCGCGCGCGAGCGGCCGGTTCCGGTGTATTTCATCGGCGTGGGCGAGAAGCTCGAAGACCTCGAGACCTTCAACGCGCGCGAGTTCGCGCAGGCCCTGCTGGGCTGA
- a CDS encoding ATP-binding response regulator — translation MPAAAPSDPPADHDLAQRVLRENIASVYSTYIASTLTHMVFVIVFGAIIYSQLKDPSLLFWLGALLTADIYVLFTPRWTPDRPARESAYWARKISRMVTLVSMVTAVVPWLIVPHNNLPMTSLLMTVIVGSCARAAQSLWPLKPALFGYTMPMSLGMITALAWQGDGLHLFLAAAGAAYLLLTLHAGTGQHKLLTESLKLRFENEALAVRLGEQIAATERASEEKTRFLGTASHDLRQPLHAIALFGAALENELRHRPEGRNAERLMRAVNALGASLDTMLDVSRLDAGVITSAPQPVQLDALFLPLNHTFSARAEQKQLQLRVRASGLWVHSDPQLLHRMLSNLMDNALKYTARGGVTVAARARGDAVWIEVRDSGIGIAPEQSGRIFEEFYQVNNPGRDRSRGLGIGLSIVQRLSRLLGHPVRMHSRPGRGTFFRVVVPAVGTPDGRLSAVPSVADAPAGFRQPPTALPGRVLLLDDEQEIREAMTGLLRSHAVDAHAVDSEEAAAAALRRAAAEGRPFDLLLCDYRLADGADGLDAGLRLSQGDETGAATPLLLITGETSPERLQRVRESCVPVLFKPVAAESLLRAMTEAGAR, via the coding sequence GTGCCAGCCGCGGCGCCGAGCGATCCCCCAGCCGACCACGACCTTGCGCAGCGGGTGCTGCGCGAGAACATCGCGTCGGTCTACAGCACCTACATCGCCTCCACGCTGACCCACATGGTCTTCGTGATCGTGTTCGGCGCCATCATCTATTCGCAGCTGAAGGACCCGAGCCTGCTGTTCTGGCTGGGCGCACTGCTCACGGCCGACATCTACGTGCTGTTCACGCCGCGCTGGACGCCCGATCGGCCGGCGCGCGAAAGCGCCTACTGGGCGCGCAAGATCTCGCGCATGGTGACGCTCGTGAGCATGGTCACGGCCGTGGTGCCCTGGCTCATCGTGCCGCACAACAACCTGCCGATGACCTCGCTGCTGATGACCGTGATCGTCGGCAGCTGCGCGCGGGCGGCGCAGTCGCTCTGGCCGCTGAAGCCCGCGCTGTTCGGCTACACCATGCCGATGTCGCTGGGCATGATCACCGCGCTGGCCTGGCAGGGCGACGGGCTTCACCTGTTCCTGGCGGCCGCCGGTGCGGCCTATCTGCTCCTCACGCTGCACGCCGGCACGGGCCAGCACAAGCTGCTGACAGAGTCGCTCAAGCTGCGTTTCGAGAACGAGGCGCTGGCCGTGCGGCTCGGCGAGCAGATCGCCGCCACCGAGCGCGCCAGCGAGGAAAAGACCCGCTTCCTTGGTACGGCCAGCCACGACCTGCGACAGCCGCTGCACGCGATCGCGCTGTTCGGTGCGGCGCTCGAGAACGAGTTGCGCCATCGCCCCGAGGGGCGCAACGCCGAGCGGCTGATGCGGGCGGTGAATGCGCTGGGCGCCTCGCTGGACACCATGCTCGACGTCTCGCGCCTCGACGCAGGCGTGATCACGTCCGCGCCGCAGCCGGTGCAGCTCGATGCGCTGTTCCTGCCGCTCAACCACACCTTCTCCGCGCGCGCCGAGCAGAAGCAGTTGCAGCTGCGCGTGCGCGCCAGCGGTCTGTGGGTCCACAGCGACCCGCAACTGCTGCACCGCATGCTGTCCAACCTGATGGACAACGCGCTGAAGTACACGGCGCGCGGCGGCGTGACCGTCGCCGCCCGCGCGCGCGGCGACGCGGTATGGATCGAGGTGCGCGACAGCGGCATCGGCATCGCCCCGGAGCAGTCGGGCCGCATCTTCGAGGAGTTCTACCAGGTCAACAACCCAGGCCGCGACCGCTCGCGAGGGCTCGGCATCGGGCTGTCGATCGTGCAGCGTCTGTCGCGCCTGCTCGGCCATCCGGTCCGGATGCATTCGCGCCCCGGCCGTGGCACTTTCTTCCGCGTGGTGGTTCCGGCTGTCGGAACACCGGATGGCAGGCTGTCGGCCGTGCCGAGTGTGGCGGACGCGCCCGCCGGCTTCCGCCAGCCACCCACAGCGCTTCCCGGGCGCGTGCTGCTGCTCGACGACGAACAGGAGATCCGCGAAGCCATGACCGGCCTGCTGCGCTCTCATGCTGTCGACGCCCATGCCGTCGACAGCGAGGAAGCCGCCGCCGCGGCGCTGCGCCGGGCCGCTGCCGAGGGGCGGCCCTTCGACCTGTTGCTGTGCGACTACCGCCTGGCCGACGGCGCCGACGGGCTCGACGCGGGCCTGCGGCTGAGCCAGGGCGACGAAACCGGCGCCGCCACGCCACTTCTGCTCATCACCGGCGAGACCTCGCCCGAGCGGCTGCAGCGCGTGCGAGAGTCGTGCGTGCCCGTGCTGTTCAAGCCGGTGGCCGCGGAATCGTTGCTGCGCGCCATGACCGAGGCGGGCGCCAGATGA
- a CDS encoding response regulator transcription factor, translated as MVPTDTPATSLRTTEEAGAAPRAPTAILVVDDHDLLRLGVCALVQAQATSSGATIDVFEAGNVADALALYETHQAAIGLVLLDLALPDTHGLSGLAEFRLRFPGARIVVLSGTGNNALAQGVLALGAAAFLPKSADLKEVVSFIRACGLLDPAAGAAELPPPPVSKSLAGYAEFAHASAWQELTPRQMQVLQWVLEGKANKEIAQLANLSEGTVKNHVSTILLLFGMRSRAQLISMLH; from the coding sequence GTGGTACCTACAGACACCCCAGCCACCTCCCTGCGGACGACCGAAGAGGCCGGCGCCGCTCCCCGCGCCCCCACGGCGATCCTGGTCGTCGACGACCACGACCTGCTGCGCCTCGGTGTCTGCGCGCTGGTGCAGGCGCAGGCCACGTCCTCCGGCGCGACCATCGACGTGTTCGAGGCCGGCAATGTCGCCGATGCCCTGGCGCTGTACGAAACCCACCAGGCGGCGATCGGGCTGGTGCTGCTCGACCTGGCGCTGCCCGACACGCACGGCCTGAGCGGCCTGGCAGAGTTCCGGCTGCGGTTTCCCGGTGCGCGCATCGTGGTGCTCTCGGGCACCGGCAACAATGCGCTGGCGCAGGGGGTGCTCGCGCTGGGCGCGGCCGCCTTCCTGCCGAAATCGGCCGACCTGAAGGAAGTGGTGAGCTTCATCCGCGCTTGCGGCCTGCTCGATCCTGCTGCCGGTGCGGCCGAGTTGCCGCCCCCGCCCGTGTCCAAGTCGCTCGCCGGCTATGCCGAGTTCGCCCATGCCAGCGCCTGGCAGGAACTCACGCCGCGCCAGATGCAGGTGCTCCAGTGGGTGCTCGAGGGCAAGGCCAACAAGGAAATCGCGCAGCTCGCGAACCTGAGCGAAGGCACGGTGAAGAACCACGTATCGACCATCCTGCTGCTGTTCGGCATGCGTTCGCGCGCCCAGTTGATCAGCATGCTGCACTGA
- a CDS encoding DUF962 domain-containing protein, producing the protein MAHTAAAPLETSSRKVDRLLAHYEESHRNPTNELIHFVAIPAIMLSIVGLLFAIHPWVAYGFVAASLIYYALLRSPVFLLTMVLLTALALALVHAMGRLVLPVSAAIFVMAWIFQFVGHKVEGKKPSFFEDIQYLWVGPLFVLSKLFLRLGIRW; encoded by the coding sequence ATGGCCCACACCGCCGCTGCCCCGCTGGAAACCAGCAGCCGCAAGGTCGACCGCCTGCTCGCCCATTACGAGGAGAGCCACCGCAATCCGACCAACGAGCTGATTCACTTCGTGGCCATCCCGGCCATCATGCTGAGCATCGTAGGGCTGCTGTTCGCCATCCACCCATGGGTTGCCTACGGGTTCGTGGCTGCCAGCCTGATCTATTACGCGCTGCTGCGCTCGCCCGTCTTCCTGCTGACCATGGTGCTGCTGACAGCCTTGGCCCTGGCTTTGGTGCATGCAATGGGCAGACTTGTATTGCCGGTTTCAGCCGCTATCTTTGTAATGGCCTGGATCTTCCAGTTCGTGGGCCACAAGGTCGAGGGCAAGAAGCCTTCCTTTTTCGAAGACATTCAGTACCTGTGGGTCGGCCCGCTGTTCGTGCTGTCCAAGCTCTTCCTAAGACTTGGCATACGCTGGTAG
- the rpoH gene encoding RNA polymerase sigma factor RpoH, producing MTTLSGVSANQLAVANPWSMVPPLGNLDAYISVANRLPMLTLEEEQGFARKLRDHNDLESAGALVLSHLRLVVSISRQYLGYGLPHGDLIQEGNVGLMKAVKRFDPDQGVRLVSYAMHWIKAEIHEYILKNWRMVKVATTKAQRKLFFNLRSMKQGFKADSAAADNGTHRETLSPDEVSQMATRLNVKPEEVLEMETRLSGGDVMLDPGPTDDGDEAFGPIAYLADATQEPTALLESQQRDRLSSDGIATALEALDDRSRRIVEERWLKVNDDGSGGMTLHDLADVYGVSAERIRQIEVAAMKKMKKALADYA from the coding sequence ATGACAACGCTGTCTGGAGTCTCTGCCAACCAGCTGGCCGTCGCCAATCCATGGTCGATGGTTCCCCCGCTGGGCAACCTGGATGCCTACATTTCGGTCGCCAACCGCCTGCCGATGCTCACGCTCGAAGAAGAGCAGGGCTTCGCACGCAAGCTGCGCGACCACAACGACCTCGAATCCGCCGGCGCGCTGGTGCTGTCGCACCTGCGCCTCGTGGTTTCCATTTCCCGCCAGTACCTGGGCTACGGGCTGCCGCACGGCGACCTGATCCAGGAAGGCAACGTCGGTCTCATGAAGGCTGTGAAACGCTTCGACCCGGACCAGGGCGTGCGGCTCGTGAGCTATGCGATGCATTGGATCAAGGCCGAGATTCACGAGTACATCCTGAAGAACTGGCGCATGGTCAAGGTCGCGACGACCAAGGCTCAGCGCAAGCTGTTCTTCAACCTGCGCTCGATGAAGCAGGGCTTCAAGGCCGACTCGGCCGCGGCCGACAACGGCACGCACCGCGAAACGTTGAGCCCCGACGAGGTGTCACAGATGGCGACCCGGCTCAACGTCAAGCCCGAGGAAGTGCTCGAGATGGAAACCCGCCTGTCGGGCGGTGATGTCATGCTCGATCCGGGCCCGACCGACGACGGCGACGAGGCCTTCGGCCCCATCGCCTACCTGGCCGACGCCACGCAGGAGCCGACCGCGCTGCTCGAATCGCAGCAACGCGACCGCCTGTCGAGCGATGGCATCGCCACCGCGCTCGAAGCGCTTGACGACCGCAGCCGTCGCATCGTGGAAGAGCGCTGGCTCAAGGTGAACGACGACGGTTCGGGCGGCATGACGCTGCACGACCTGGCCGACGTGTACGGCGTAAGCGCCGAGCGCATTCGCCAGATCGAGGTCGCCGCCATGAAGAAGATGAAGAAGGCCCTGGCCGACTACGCGTAA
- a CDS encoding DNA alkylation repair protein, translated as MDAVVMVAGSVEHLKGRKGAFRVALIPPEVMQALNDGLLETVNLNEFLALELPRLARSVAGHIGLDAQSERLADTLAMLAAFKPMQRHGHIARALYDLTALHGERDAVAHKLATHASDVARCWAAQWVTLSGLPLPAQLEAVRRFAADPHFGVREIAWMAVRDAVIASLERALALLRPWVVDADPNIRRFASELTRPRGVWCAQIEALKNEPWRALPLLEPLRADPSRYVQNSVANWLNDASKTRPEWVDTLCGRWLAESDAPETRYIVKRALRTLSK; from the coding sequence ATGGATGCAGTGGTGATGGTCGCCGGCTCGGTCGAGCACCTGAAAGGGCGCAAGGGCGCCTTCCGTGTCGCACTGATTCCGCCGGAGGTGATGCAGGCCCTCAACGACGGACTGCTCGAGACCGTGAACCTCAACGAGTTCCTGGCGCTGGAACTGCCTCGGCTGGCGCGCAGCGTGGCGGGGCACATCGGCCTCGATGCCCAGAGCGAACGGCTCGCCGACACGCTGGCGATGCTCGCCGCGTTCAAGCCGATGCAACGCCACGGCCACATTGCACGTGCGCTCTACGACCTGACCGCGCTGCACGGCGAGCGCGATGCGGTGGCCCACAAGCTGGCCACGCACGCGAGCGATGTTGCGCGTTGCTGGGCGGCGCAGTGGGTCACGCTGTCGGGGCTGCCGTTGCCCGCGCAACTCGAAGCGGTGCGGCGCTTTGCCGCCGATCCGCATTTCGGCGTGCGCGAGATCGCATGGATGGCAGTGCGCGATGCGGTGATCGCGTCGCTCGAGCGGGCCCTGGCGCTGCTTCGGCCGTGGGTGGTCGATGCCGACCCGAACATCCGCCGCTTCGCCAGCGAACTCACTCGCCCGCGCGGCGTGTGGTGCGCGCAGATCGAGGCGCTCAAGAACGAGCCGTGGCGCGCGTTGCCGCTGCTCGAGCCGCTGCGCGCCGACCCCAGCCGCTACGTCCAGAACTCGGTGGCCAACTGGCTCAACGACGCCAGCAAGACACGCCCCGAATGGGTCGACACGCTGTGTGGCCGGTGGCTGGCCGAATCGGACGCGCCCGAGACCCGGTACATCGTGAAGCGCGCGCTGCGCACGCTGTCCAAATGA
- a CDS encoding SCO family protein has translation MNKRNALRWMAAGAGWLGMTATLGLAGCGESKQNFNAVDITGADYAKDFSLKDADGKVRTMADFKGKAVVLFFGYAQCPDVCPTTMTEMAQVKQQLGKDGDRLQVLFITVDPARDTAEVLKAYMGAFDPSFVALIPTADELATVAKDYKVYYKKVDGKTPTSYSMDHSAASYVYDTQGRLRLYARYGAGVAPMVADLKTLLAS, from the coding sequence ATGAACAAGCGCAACGCTCTTCGATGGATGGCCGCGGGTGCCGGCTGGCTGGGCATGACCGCGACGCTGGGCCTCGCGGGCTGCGGCGAAAGCAAGCAGAACTTCAATGCCGTCGACATCACCGGTGCCGACTATGCCAAGGACTTCTCGCTGAAGGATGCCGATGGCAAGGTCCGCACCATGGCCGACTTCAAGGGCAAGGCGGTGGTGCTGTTCTTCGGCTACGCACAGTGCCCCGACGTCTGCCCGACCACCATGACGGAGATGGCGCAGGTCAAGCAGCAGCTCGGAAAGGACGGCGACAGGCTGCAGGTGCTGTTCATCACGGTCGATCCGGCGCGCGACACGGCCGAGGTACTGAAGGCCTACATGGGTGCGTTCGACCCGAGCTTCGTCGCGCTGATCCCGACAGCGGACGAACTGGCCACCGTCGCCAAGGACTACAAGGTCTACTACAAGAAGGTCGATGGCAAGACGCCCACGAGTTACTCGATGGACCACTCGGCGGCCAGCTACGTCTACGACACGCAGGGCCGGCTGCGGCTCTATGCGCGCTACGGCGCGGGCGTGGCGCCGATGGTGGCGGACCTGAAGACGCTGCTCGCTTCCTGA
- the cyoE gene encoding heme o synthase: MSTPISVQQGSTANVLRQFYALTKPRVVQLIVFCALIGMVLAVPGLPSWADVQRAVLACIGIWLVAGAAAAFNCLVEKGIDAKMKRTAWRPTARGELSDLQALLFSALLCAIGSALLWFTVNPLTMWLTFATFVGYAVIYTVILKPLTPQNIVIGGASGAMPPVLGWAAMTGDVGPEALILFLIIFLWTPPHFWALALYRVEDYRKAGLPMLPVTHGNEFTRLQVLLYTFILFAACLMPFIYGMSGWLYLAVAVAVSVGFTGYAFALWRSYSDTLARKTFRFSLIHLSVLFLALLVDHYLH, encoded by the coding sequence ATGAGCACCCCGATTTCCGTTCAGCAAGGCAGCACCGCGAACGTGCTGCGCCAGTTCTACGCGCTGACCAAGCCGCGTGTGGTGCAGCTGATCGTGTTCTGCGCGCTCATCGGCATGGTGCTGGCCGTGCCCGGCCTGCCTTCGTGGGCCGACGTGCAGCGCGCCGTGCTGGCCTGCATCGGCATCTGGCTCGTGGCGGGCGCGGCGGCGGCGTTCAACTGCCTGGTCGAGAAGGGCATCGACGCCAAGATGAAGCGTACCGCCTGGCGGCCCACGGCGCGCGGCGAGCTCAGCGACCTGCAGGCGTTGCTGTTCTCGGCCCTGCTGTGCGCCATCGGGTCGGCACTGCTGTGGTTCACTGTCAACCCGCTCACCATGTGGCTCACCTTTGCCACCTTCGTGGGCTATGCGGTGATCTACACGGTCATCCTCAAGCCGCTCACGCCGCAGAACATCGTGATCGGCGGGGCCTCGGGTGCCATGCCGCCGGTGCTGGGCTGGGCCGCGATGACGGGCGACGTGGGCCCCGAGGCGCTGATTCTTTTCCTCATCATCTTCCTGTGGACCCCGCCGCACTTCTGGGCGCTGGCGCTGTACCGCGTGGAGGACTACCGCAAGGCCGGCCTGCCGATGCTGCCGGTGACGCACGGCAACGAGTTCACGCGACTGCAGGTGCTGCTCTACACCTTCATTCTTTTCGCGGCCTGCCTGATGCCGTTCATCTACGGCATGAGCGGCTGGCTGTATCTGGCGGTGGCGGTGGCGGTGAGCGTCGGCTTCACCGGCTATGCGTTCGCCCTGTGGCGCAGCTACTCGGACACGCTGGCCCGCAAGACCTTCCGTTTTTCGTTGATCCACCTCAGCGTGCTTTTTCTCGCGCTGCTGGTCGATCACTACCTTCACTGA
- a CDS encoding COX15/CtaA family protein translates to MDASSSLYDLTPIAWLMAAGVLIALGPLVWVWRRNAGAGPARRLHALTVLTLFLTFDLTLFGAFTRLTDSGLGCPDWPGCYGNASPAGARHEIAMAQAAQPTGPVTHSKAWVEMVHRYLATGVGVLILTLAGATWIVRRRQRRAPPPSNNGEHHATLSAWWPAATLVWVCLQGAFGALTVTWKLFPAIVTLHLLGAIVLLALLCIQAVHYRQAAADRLPTPVSPALRNGLIATTVLLVLQIALGGWVSTNYAVLACTQFPTCQDSWWPAMNFAQGFEIWRHLGVTGEGQPLDFSALTAIHYTHRLMAYAVFVALGALAWRLRRIEALRPQARWLAGLALLQLATGLGNVLLGWPLAAAVLHTGGAAALAVVLTWSLCESRRGMAVRHAVHADPDPAGHDNNNPRKAAA, encoded by the coding sequence ATGGACGCATCGAGCTCGCTCTACGATCTGACGCCCATCGCCTGGCTCATGGCCGCAGGTGTGCTGATCGCGCTCGGCCCGCTGGTGTGGGTGTGGCGCCGCAATGCGGGCGCTGGCCCGGCGCGGCGGCTGCACGCGCTGACCGTGCTTACGCTTTTCCTCACCTTCGACCTGACGCTGTTCGGCGCCTTCACGCGCCTCACCGATTCGGGCCTTGGCTGCCCCGACTGGCCCGGCTGCTACGGCAACGCCAGCCCGGCTGGGGCACGCCATGAGATCGCGATGGCGCAAGCGGCCCAGCCGACCGGGCCGGTGACGCACAGCAAGGCGTGGGTCGAGATGGTCCACCGCTACCTGGCGACGGGCGTCGGCGTGCTGATCCTCACGCTCGCCGGTGCCACCTGGATCGTTCGACGCCGCCAGCGTCGCGCGCCGCCGCCTTCGAACAATGGCGAGCACCACGCCACGCTGAGTGCCTGGTGGCCAGCGGCCACACTGGTGTGGGTGTGCCTGCAGGGCGCATTCGGCGCCCTCACGGTCACCTGGAAGCTCTTTCCCGCGATCGTCACGCTTCACCTGCTCGGCGCCATCGTGCTGCTCGCGCTGCTGTGTATCCAGGCCGTTCACTATCGCCAGGCCGCCGCAGATCGCCTCCCGACGCCCGTGTCGCCCGCGTTGCGCAACGGCCTCATCGCGACCACCGTGCTGCTGGTGCTGCAGATCGCGCTGGGCGGCTGGGTCAGCACAAACTACGCGGTGCTGGCGTGCACCCAGTTCCCGACCTGCCAGGACAGCTGGTGGCCCGCGATGAACTTCGCGCAGGGCTTCGAGATCTGGCGCCACCTCGGCGTGACCGGCGAAGGCCAGCCGCTCGATTTTTCCGCCCTCACTGCCATTCACTACACGCACCGGCTCATGGCCTACGCGGTGTTCGTAGCTCTCGGCGCGCTGGCATGGCGCCTGCGCCGCATCGAAGCGCTGCGCCCGCAAGCCCGCTGGCTCGCGGGCCTGGCGCTGCTGCAGCTGGCCACGGGCCTGGGCAACGTGCTGCTGGGCTGGCCGCTGGCCGCTGCGGTGCTCCACACCGGCGGTGCTGCAGCGCTGGCCGTGGTGCTCACCTGGTCTCTCTGCGAGAGCCGCCGCGGCATGGCGGTACGACACGCGGTGCATGCCGATCCCGATCCTGCCGGCCACGACAACAACAATCCACGAAAGGCCGCTGCGTGA
- a CDS encoding SURF1 family protein gives MIPEPLYPEERRRPGRFWVITLAAVLTVAGTVSLGRWQLSRAAQKEALQASIDAEKLKPPLTQAEFLALGKASDAMHRPVRLRGLWLTPQTVYLDNRQMHGTPGFYVLTPFALEGTEQTVMVQRGWIQRNFVDRTQLGAVETPAGIVEVTALIEPPPSHLLELGSAATAPAQAASAAAPPAPAASAPTGPTPAVEGYSPIRQNLDLEAFRAETKLPLRTDVSLQQNGAASEGLQRDWPAPALGLERHYGYAFQWFGLSALVVILYVWFQFITPFRRARRRARDGRF, from the coding sequence GTGATTCCCGAACCCCTGTACCCCGAAGAACGCCGCCGTCCGGGCCGCTTCTGGGTGATCACCCTTGCTGCCGTGCTGACGGTGGCCGGCACCGTATCGCTTGGCCGCTGGCAGCTTTCGCGCGCTGCGCAAAAAGAGGCGCTGCAGGCCAGCATCGACGCCGAAAAGCTCAAGCCGCCGCTGACGCAGGCCGAGTTCCTCGCGCTGGGCAAGGCCTCCGACGCCATGCATCGCCCGGTGCGCCTGCGCGGACTCTGGCTCACGCCTCAAACCGTGTACCTCGACAATCGCCAGATGCACGGCACGCCCGGCTTCTACGTGCTGACGCCGTTCGCGCTCGAGGGTACCGAGCAGACGGTGATGGTGCAGCGCGGCTGGATACAACGGAACTTCGTCGACCGCACGCAACTGGGCGCGGTCGAGACGCCCGCGGGCATCGTGGAGGTCACTGCGCTGATCGAGCCGCCGCCGAGTCACCTGCTTGAACTGGGCAGCGCCGCGACCGCGCCGGCACAGGCTGCTTCCGCGGCCGCGCCTCCGGCACCAGCCGCCTCCGCGCCGACGGGGCCGACACCGGCCGTCGAAGGGTATTCGCCCATCCGGCAAAATCTCGACCTGGAGGCCTTCCGCGCCGAGACCAAGCTGCCGCTGCGCACGGACGTGTCGCTGCAGCAGAACGGCGCGGCCTCCGAGGGCCTGCAGCGCGATTGGCCGGCCCCAGCGCTCGGGCTGGAGAGGCACTACGGTTACGCATTCCAGTGGTTTGGCCTGTCGGCCCTCGTCGTCATCCTCTATGTCTGGTTCCAATTCATCACACCCTTCCGCCGCGCGAGGCGCCGCGCACGCGATGGCCGCTTCTGA
- a CDS encoding twin transmembrane helix small protein, whose amino-acid sequence MRVMKYFVALVFVGIFASLAFALYFMLKDGRNGRAKSGGMARALTVRIGLSVFLFLCMLLAWKLGYIQPTGLPLGK is encoded by the coding sequence ATGCGGGTCATGAAATACTTCGTCGCCCTGGTGTTCGTGGGCATCTTCGCGAGCCTCGCGTTTGCCCTGTACTTCATGCTGAAGGACGGGCGCAACGGGCGCGCCAAGAGCGGCGGCATGGCGCGCGCCCTCACCGTTCGGATCGGCCTCTCGGTGTTTTTGTTCCTCTGCATGCTGCTCGCCTGGAAACTCGGGTACATCCAGCCAACCGGGCTCCCGCTCGGCAAGTAG